The Prunus dulcis chromosome 3, ALMONDv2, whole genome shotgun sequence genome segment AAGAAGTGTTGATCTTATATGTTAAGAAAATCCAAATGTAAATTTGTTGCAAACCATTTGAACTAATCATACTGGaattattttgatatatttCTGCTAAAGACTTATATTATGCTAgatcttttttccttcaccTAAATTCTTACAAGTTCAGTTTGTTACAAATTCATGGTCTACTAGGTCTActcataaaaatattatatgcaGCAAAGTAAAtgtagttttgttttgatttgctGAAATCACCAAACCACTTTTGTGGATATAtcagattatatatattaattttctcACTTCAAAAgtctataaaaaaatttcatttttcaccaCGTGGGGTACTTTAACAACGAATTTGAATGTAAAGGGCCTTATTAGCATTGGTTAACTGGCATAACGTATgcattaattttgtttttttaggtGAACGTTAACCAATCAATTACCATCTTGCAAGGCCTAAGAAATCTAATGGACAGAATTCAAGTAAATATTATCTGAATAATCCatgaacaaaagaacaaaCTTGTAGACCACAAAGAATCACGACACAACAGATTTTATGACCTAtatttctttgttggctttccCTCTAAAAAGAGTACATCTCAAATTATTGACAGCCAATATATTATTGCAAAATTCAAACACATATTATTGGTCTAATTTGTGTGACCCAACATGCACCCTTGTACATGGACATGGCCAACCCCAGTGATCAAGTCGTTTGTGGCTTATACTTGGGTTGGATCCTAGCCAGAATTGGCAAGAGCcacatacaaaataaatgattGATCGCATTTAATTTcttagtaattaattaattaatttgttttaattgtgCCAGTGACTTGTGCAGGGTTGGCAAGTGACATGACCATTCAAAGGCTTAACCCTAGTGCTTCATGATGGCTACAAGTCGTTTTTATAAGAACATCGATGTTTCCTAATGGATGCTGCCAACCAACTCGGGCCATCCATTTTGTTGGAAATTTGAGCAATTGGGTGGTTACAATGGAAGGGATTTAGAGTTCTAGGgatatcaaaattgaaatatcaaaattatacTATTAGGGCATCCCCTCAAATTGTgtataaaaacacatttaagaAGTAGGACGAGGATTTATAACTCTAGTGGCAGAATACTTATCGGTACATAAATTTTTGGCTTACTTTATATTGTATTTACATATTAATCGGTTAATTTCATTTCcacctttctttcttttcttaagcAACACGCTCTCCTAATTCCCTACATGTTTATTCATCGTTAAAAGCTATATGAGTTTATTAGGAACAAACAACCTTCAAAGAATTATGGCTTGATTATTAACTATCGATTCTATGCTTGCAAAATAAATGGCAGCCATAACCAAATTGCATACTGTGCATGCTCTGCGGCACTTTATGTGCATGCGAACGCAGAATTGTTTCTAGccgaaagcttacctttttgTAGGCTTGTTAATGGTCAGACAGGAAAaagtttataattaattaggggCTGGCGTTTTAAGATCCTGATTTAGGGTTAATATCCAATAAAAAATTGGTCAACGCATCGGTGGGTAGGTGGTCTCATAACCCACTATCATTCCATTGTGAACAACTTCTCCTACTTCACCTACCATATTATCACATACATAATCAAAACCCAACTCTCATATCCTCCTCCTTCCAACCAGGATAAATCAAATCTAATGTTTTAACTTAGAAAATCTTAACTCGTGCCAACGGGTCTAGCtcctaataaaataatgatcTTGATTTGTAAATCAGTGATCTTATATTTAAATCTTCATGACATCTTGATAGTATGTGTGTGAAAAATCTTCATCTCTCTGTAATTTAAAATATCGCTAATattcacaaaattaataattttaactcGTAATTACATTGAAATTTTGATGCCAATGATTTTGGGATCCAAATGGATATTTTCCTTGCTCAAAAGGCATAATGGTTACTTTATTGTTAGAATCTTAGTAAGTGTGGAATCGTTATGGATGAATATTAATCAAGGTGATCAAAGCAATAACAAAATCATAATATTTATATCAATTATACCAAGTTACATTCCCAATCCCGTCCAGTTTTTCAATCTATAGCCATTACAGCTCTATACCACTTTTGACCATAGGGCATAtagccttttcttttcctacaGTCCAAGCTAGCTTTTATAATATTGCGcccttaaaataattttagttTAGAATAATGTtttgataatttattattagCATATCAAACTGTTATGATCTTGTGGTCCTCACAAGTCTCTTACATGACTTGTTTCGTAGTATACTTTAGAGATCATAAAAGATAATAAGTTTGCTAACGAGTTGAAAAAGGCCTTGACTTGTAGATTAGGAACctcaagttcaaattctcATAGCATCTTAATTTTCTCTGTTTGAAAAAtcccaatttttctttaatttaaactatcgcttataaaaaaaaaaagataacaaacttttcttcttcttctgcttagTTGTTAATTTCTTCCCAAAaattctcagcaaccaaattCTTCACATCGTCCAAAAAATTTCCCATGTGTTTGCATATTAAATTCAAAGAAAGTTTGTGCCTCCCTATAAagttgtctctctctctctctctcctaacTTTTTCCTCAAACCACCTTATGTTCAAGCGAAGTAGCAGAAGATATATTTTTAAGTGTAATTGGTTCGAAACACAACTGTTAAAGCTTCTGTCTTTTGacattttgcattttgatCTGAGGCACTTGCCGCGCTTCTGAGCACCAATCATGGAGACCAAGGCAACAATAAAACcgacacacacaaaaaaaaaaacaagaaaaaaagaaaaagaaccagACATGGCTAATTAAGATATATGTCTATctggttttcctttttcttagtAAATTACATAAAAACATCATTTTGGCCATtactatttaaaataaaacatgaatCGAATGTAATCTGCAGATGTTGAAAGCAggtaataaataatttgtgtATGCAAATTGTACCATGTCATCATACCAATCAACAATTCAACGGTATCTTTAATTCAATACATGCAATGTCGATTAACAATTCAACGGTTTCTTTAATTTCAATACATACATGTGGTgttaaaaccaaaacaaataatatttcattacaaaattatatgaatgcatgaagccTTGTGAATCGTTAAACTCACTACCCTAATGACATTGTATGACTCTCATAAGTTTTTATATGTGATGGGTTTACTTTTGtttcaatcaaataatattagAATGAAGATTTGAACTTGCGACCTCAATTGTAGAGATAAATGTTCTTAGTTATTAGTTACGAACTCCATCTATCACAAGAGGGGTTGGGATATCCTTGCCTTCCATTATTATATGTATTAATTTGCGCTGGATACGTAGGAGTAAAAACTAAAAGCAGGAAAAAGTTGAGAGATACCACAAAATATACATTGCTTTACACTGATATTGCATGGTGgtttgaaaatgaagtttaTGGGCAGTGTTTTATATAAATTCTCTTATACGGATATCCGAACGTTATTATCGTACGGACGCCATGTATTATATACTATCTCTCCTTAATTTCCTGCCTGTTTATAATAGCATTAGCATGATAATAACGTGCGAATATCCGGATAAGAGaatagctatatatatatatatatatacttgaaaatatctttaaaatGCTTTTTGAGCCAATCTCCTGGATTAGAATTAGAAGCCAACCGAATTTGACATGAAGGCTTGTAGATCGACCAGATCAAAGATTAGATCCTTTTGTCCACAGCTTTGGAGACCATACATTATCTCActcttttctttcccttcAACTCATCATTCACCTCATTTTTACTGCCGGTAAATCCATGCCGCCAGTGGATAACTTTAATAGAAATTTTAACcgaataatatttttttatttctacaAACAAagtataattaaaaacaaaaaagtggaTTAACAAGATCCAGCTTTTTGACTATTAATCACTCCATATATATTGTATCGGAtatgagatatatatatatatatatatatatatatgtagtgCATGAAGATAGTGTTATGCTCAAGTAAGGGAGGTCCCCACATGGTGATGAGAGAATGTGTAGAAAATCTGCCTTCGCTTTTAAGTACCTCACCTCATCTTCgtctctttatttctttttccatttctcTTGTGAAACACAATGccatcttttaattttcactCACCTTCTACGCTTGACGTGACTTGTCTTGTCTTGTCTTATCTTGGTATAAGACCCTTAGCAATTAGAAAGATGAAATGCTCTGTCACTAAAACTATAAGCCTTTATGCAGTATCTCGAATGTGCTCAAACATCATTTACTACATATGCAGCAAAacggaaaataaaaaaagccaagagataatagaaattaattaatattattttctgaTGTAAACCCCCAAACCATTtactcaaaaaaagaaaaaaatagctAATAAAATTCTCgccaactcttttttttttttttttttccccctcctTCTACTAGAAATTACAAAATCAAACGATTAGAAATGGCTCGATTTCTGTCGAAAAAGGTAGTCTCATAGACAGGCAATTCTTCACGGTACCTTTCTTCAACCCCGGCAGTATCCAACTCAAACAGATCAGAGCTTGCATAACTCTCTGcgtcatcatcttcttcttcaacattctTCTTCTGATAATTCTTCAACAATAAGTAATCTCTAGCAACTTGCTCAACTCTCCGACGGTGTTCGTCGTCGTCATCAACCTCCATTACACAGCACTCAAACCTAATATCTTCAATTGTTGGAGGTTTCGCGGCTTTCTCCGCCGCCATTAGACCCGGCTCTGCTTCGTGCAGAGTCTTCTGCCCGCATGGCCGACAGTCCTCGTCCACAATCACACTCACTGGGCAGAACCTCACTGACCTTTTTGCGACATCTCCATTGTTGCTGCCGATGCCACTCCGCTCGCTTCTCGAAAGAGGCGTTTTTCGCAGACAAGACCTCGAAAAAGAAGAGGCTGAGGAACAAGTGCTGCTCGAGTTTGAATGCCCCTGTTGTCCAGATTTTGAGGATGATTTTCTCTCCGCACCCAAATCGTATGATGGTTTTCTCTCCACACCCAAACCATCAATTTTGGACTTCTTCACATGCCCTGCATTAAACAGAGAGTTGAGAAAACTCGCGAGCCGGCCACCCGGCGAAATTGGCTGCCTCACCTTCTTCAAATCCCCGTAAATCTTCAGCGCTTTCGATTTCGTCTTCACAAAACTGTTCTCGTGCTTTGTCTTCTGTGAATTATGGTGATTTCTCTGCTCAAATTGAACCTTCTCGGATGAAATGCTGGTTCGAATTGGCTTAGGCCTGTGCATGCTGTAGCATGACGACGACGACCTCGATTTTGATCCGTACATGGACTCTGACTCGGATGAAGAAAACCCACCACCGCAGCTGGAGTCCGAAGAGCTGGAGCTCGAATTCAAAAGGAACTCATTACGATTGTAGCTCGACTTTTTCGTGTCAAAATCCGCCATGGAATTTCGTCGAACAGGTAAGGACTTATCAGTCACTTTCTTCTCCATCCACTTTTCGATCAAGCAGGCTCTTCGGAGGCTCATAATTTCATGTTCCCGGTCTTCTTTGAAGAGGCCATGGCGGCCACTGGTAGTagtagcagcagcagcagcagcagcagcagcggtggtgctctgttttttcttcGTGGTTTCTTTGTAGAAGATAAGGTGTTGTTGCTCTTCTCTTCTTGAAACTCCTTCACCGGTGTTGGGTTCGTCGATCGAACGGTAAATGGTGTCGAGGAGAGTGGAGGAGAAAGATGGGTTTTCTCTACTATGTCGGTTGCTTCGAGCTTCTCGGTTTTTTTGCAGTGTTTTGATATCCCACTTCTCCATTTTTGTCTGGTTTTATACTTGTACAAGTACGAAATTGGGAAACAGTTGTACTGGGTTTTCAATGATATTCAATTATGGAGGTCTCTCTGTTTTGTCTGCTgtaaattgagagagagagagagagagagagagagagagaaatagaaTATGGTAAGGCCAAAGATGATTATGGGAAGGACATTTTGAAGACAAAGACTCTAACTTTGCTCTGCTTTTGCTCTCTCATCACTGTGTCTCTGTGTTGAGGctaaagaagaaagaaacaaagaaaagaaggcatGGGCTTTGATgggttagagagagagagggaaagagagagagtaatgAAAACCAGAGGCCACGCCTGTTCGAACAGAGAAAACAGAGAGCACAAAGCAGactgatgagagagagagagagagtgggggttctttttttttttttcacacgGTCTTATAAGAGAAGAGGAGCGAAAGGGCGAGCATGCAGAGTCCAAGCTGGAGTGGGGTCCAGCCTTGACAATGATGACGtggtatattatttatttgattaattaaattaaaaagggaTTCTCATAATTTCTGCCATTATTGGATTGGCTtctacttcttcttctgctttgCCTCGCCTCGCTGCTCTCAAATATTCAGTTGAGGTGACCCCAAGATTTGCTTTAAagctttaaagaaaataaagggaTATTAAGTATTGATTAATGTCTAGTGTAAGACATAAACACAAGATGTTGACACTAACGTTACTACACACCTTTTTATTCATTAATTAAGCTCCCTCTTTAATTGCTTTTAATTTTCCGATTTGTATAAAGCATAAATATCACTCAAACTTTTAGACATTTATGCTATTAGCACCtaagctttttatttttatttttaaccacCTAAACTTTGTAAATTGTTATAATTCCTTTTAATTTAAGGACATTTTTGTCAATTCattataattacaaaaaattataataaaaaattaagggaGATGGGAAGTAGAGGTTTTCCTTCTTACCAAACAAGTTCACAccaatattcaaaattttccaacaaaattcaaaaggcTTTGGAGTTCTTTAACTTTGTAACAAAAGATTGCGGATTTAGGTCATTCCATTCAGGATTCCCTTCACATCCCTCCCTTATGTGCAGATTCTGCTTGGGCTGAGATTCTTTTGCCTTTGGATGGCCTCGAGGCTTCTATCTGTAcacttttgattttcttacatttttttaaataaataaaaaacattagaggaagatgatgatggGTTTGGAAGGTGGGAATTGGGCGTGAACAGTTGTATGATTAAGAATTAGAGTAGAGATGGAGAATTATTGGCCTTGCCCTAGCTGTTTTTGCATGCTTCAGTCAGCCTTGGACAGTCAACTAATGCGGCCTCACTTCTGCCATGGCTAAGACTTATATGACGACGATCACCTCAAAGCCCATAAATAAAACGACCAAGTTGTTAAAATTAATGGCTTCCGTTGACAAATTTCTCTACTTTTTGGTAAACAAATCAAATCCATTATTACCAACTACCTGCTGTATATTATTGGTCCCAACATTTCCATATTGTACCAATAAACATGTGATATATACTttcgccaaaaaaaaaaaaaaaaaaaacatgtgatatatatatagaaattatTCTATGCAGATATCCggacattattattattagggagattcactattatacccaatatgggggcccaaattataaaaataccctatataaaatggactttagaaacacacccaaagcccatttacaacataacaaaaaagcttttaacttcttataaattacaaaactgccatcaatttcttaaaacaagcccaaccccaaaatctcataaaaatacccaaagcactcaatagggcatcaaagtaatttaataatcaatattaaattcaataaggctagctatcattttttgggttttttttgggtttgtttataggaattcaattgtgtagggtttatttataatattagtgctagaaatgggtatatcactaaatatctcttattATTATGCTGACGCTATATATTTTGTACCAtccttctttgttttcatGTTTGTTTATAATAGCATTCGCAAGATAACAATGTGCGTACATCCAGATAAGagaataactatatatattcatGAATGTATGTAACTTTTAGTTATCTTGAAAGTTGAAATGATATATTGATCAGAACAATTTTATAACCCCAAGTACCGATTAGAAGTTGGGTGTTCAACATGAATTCATATTGTATGACAACACCATTCATCTGATAAAGTAGAATGAACTCGCCGGATTCAATATAAATTTAGT includes the following:
- the LOC117622538 gene encoding protein BIG GRAIN 1-like A produces the protein MEKWDIKTLQKNREARSNRHSRENPSFSSTLLDTIYRSIDEPNTGEGVSRREEQQHLIFYKETTKKKQSTTAAAAAAAAATTTSGRHGLFKEDREHEIMSLRRACLIEKWMEKKVTDKSLPVRRNSMADFDTKKSSYNRNEFLLNSSSSSSDSSCGGGFSSSESESMYGSKSRSSSSCYSMHRPKPIRTSISSEKVQFEQRNHHNSQKTKHENSFVKTKSKALKIYGDLKKVRQPISPGGRLASFLNSLFNAGHVKKSKIDGLGVERKPSYDLGAERKSSSKSGQQGHSNSSSTCSSASSFSRSCLRKTPLSRSERSGIGSNNGDVAKRSVRFCPVSVIVDEDCRPCGQKTLHEAEPGLMAAEKAAKPPTIEDIRFECCVMEVDDDDEHRRRVEQVARDYLLLKNYQKKNVEEEDDDAESYASSDLFELDTAGVEERYREELPVYETTFFDRNRAISNRLIL